One Phenylobacterium hankyongense DNA segment encodes these proteins:
- a CDS encoding Flp family type IVb pilin, translating into MLKAYVAATNRVAQLKDRLAEDRSGAALVEYSILIGLITVAAVATIKLVGTWVANEWISLKTTIGA; encoded by the coding sequence ATGCTGAAGGCGTATGTGGCTGCGACCAACCGCGTCGCGCAACTCAAGGACCGCTTGGCCGAGGACCGCAGCGGCGCGGCCCTCGTCGAATATTCGATTCTCATCGGCCTGATCACCGTGGCCGCCGTGGCCACAATCAAATTGGTCGGCACCTGGGTCGCCAATGAATGGATCAGCCTGAAGACCACGATCGGCGCCTGA
- a CDS encoding TadE/TadG family type IV pilus assembly protein, giving the protein MGLLAHLRQLGRETRGAALVEFTLLAPVLISLMCGLAEFSLALRQYHIMEKGVRDAARYLAAVPAHPPCTGVVDPVGAPAWSSYVTQAKHLAIYGSLSGSTPLLRTWTNPATVTLSTDPPDCVANLRPLGGGLPRITVTATAPYVDLGMLSAVGVSPITLSVSHEELKVW; this is encoded by the coding sequence ATGGGTCTGCTCGCTCACCTTCGGCAGCTGGGACGGGAAACGCGCGGCGCGGCGCTGGTGGAGTTCACCCTGCTCGCGCCGGTGCTGATCAGCCTGATGTGCGGCCTGGCGGAATTCAGCCTCGCCCTTCGCCAGTACCACATCATGGAGAAGGGCGTCCGCGACGCCGCCCGCTACCTGGCGGCCGTCCCGGCCCACCCGCCGTGCACCGGGGTCGTCGATCCCGTCGGCGCGCCGGCCTGGAGCAGCTACGTCACTCAGGCCAAACACCTGGCGATCTATGGCTCCCTCAGCGGCTCGACGCCGCTGCTGAGGACCTGGACCAACCCGGCGACGGTCACGTTGAGCACGGACCCGCCGGACTGCGTCGCCAACCTGCGGCCGCTCGGTGGAGGTTTGCCGCGGATCACGGTGACCGCCACCGCGCCATATGTGGACCTGGGGATGCTGAGCGCCGTCGGCGTGTCCCCGATCACCCTCAGCGTCTCGCACGAGGAGCTGAAGGTATGGTGA
- a CDS encoding Flp family type IVb pilin — protein sequence MLKAYVAATNVVAQLKARLAEDRSGAALVEYSVLIGLITVAAVATIKLVGAWIANQWTSLQTAIGA from the coding sequence ATGCTGAAGGCGTATGTGGCTGCGACCAACGTCGTCGCGCAACTCAAAGCCCGTTTGGCTGAGGACCGCAGCGGCGCGGCTCTCGTCGAATATTCGGTGCTCATCGGACTCATCACCGTGGCCGCGGTCGCCACGATCAAGTTGGTCGGCGCCTGGATCGCCAACCAATGGACCAGCCTGCAGACCGCGATCGGCGCCTGA
- a CDS encoding type II secretion system F family protein produces MAHLLTYLVSAAAFIAVVCGVEALWYLVRGRIGEGRAVSIRLSRARAAADPQIKSPPPDDLVTRFLDQRIPWLRATLERSRSRISPLQVVLASGVLLVALYLLLRSIGVPPLLALAPAVLISLAGPPVVLNGLVARRRKRFLDQLPHAVDLIARGLQAGHPVSSAMGVVAKEMADPIGPEFALVIQEMTYGLNRDAALQNLIERFPLPELRMFVASLEVTRETGGNLAEVFLKLAEAIRAKSQLRKKIDAISAEGRLSFWVVSALPIVVGGALLLMRPDFYTEVSNDPLFWPMMAFAPIMLTVGAMIIWRMVNVKI; encoded by the coding sequence ATGGCGCACCTCCTCACCTACCTGGTGTCGGCCGCCGCCTTCATCGCGGTGGTCTGCGGCGTGGAAGCCCTCTGGTACCTGGTCAGGGGACGGATCGGCGAAGGCCGGGCGGTCAGCATCCGGCTGTCGCGGGCGCGCGCCGCCGCCGATCCCCAAATCAAGTCCCCGCCGCCTGACGACCTGGTGACCCGTTTCCTCGACCAGCGGATTCCGTGGCTGCGGGCGACGCTGGAGCGATCGCGCAGTCGGATTTCCCCGCTCCAGGTCGTCCTGGCCTCCGGCGTGCTCCTGGTCGCGCTGTACCTGCTGTTGCGGTCGATCGGCGTGCCGCCTCTCCTGGCGCTGGCCCCGGCCGTCCTGATTAGCTTGGCCGGTCCGCCGGTCGTGCTGAACGGACTTGTGGCCAGGCGACGCAAACGCTTCCTCGATCAACTTCCCCACGCCGTCGACCTCATCGCGCGCGGCCTGCAGGCCGGGCATCCGGTGAGCAGCGCCATGGGCGTCGTCGCCAAGGAGATGGCCGACCCGATCGGCCCGGAATTCGCCCTGGTGATCCAGGAGATGACCTACGGGCTCAACCGCGACGCGGCCCTGCAGAACCTGATCGAGCGCTTCCCTCTGCCGGAGCTGCGGATGTTCGTGGCCTCCCTCGAGGTGACCCGCGAGACCGGCGGCAATCTCGCCGAGGTCTTCCTCAAGCTGGCCGAGGCGATCCGGGCCAAGTCCCAGCTCCGCAAAAAAATAGATGCGATATCCGCCGAGGGACGCCTGTCGTTCTGGGTGGTCTCGGCGCTGCCGATCGTCGTGGGCGGCGCGCTGCTGCTGATGCGGCCGGACTTCTACACCGAGGTCTCCAACGACCCCCTGTTCTGGCCGATGATGGCCTTCGCGCCGATCATGCTCACCGTCGGCGCGATGATCATCTGGCGCATGGTCAACGTGAAGATCTGA
- a CDS encoding TadE/TadG family type IV pilus assembly protein, whose translation MVMGRLRVLAGNDRGSTLVETTIVFPLLLMLIFGLVEFGHALWEYAAAEKATIIGARYLATRGPIQANVADCFVATTAAAGTPCSQIPEAASALAWSSTITSASCASPPTTVFCRMLAQMRSYAPFLTPADVSVQLRGSGMGFVGRGRPIPLITVRTTGLTYNFVALDKLPLLASLGAITMPGFDATSVGEDQKEGPP comes from the coding sequence ATGGTGATGGGCCGGCTACGCGTCCTTGCGGGCAACGACCGCGGCTCGACGCTGGTGGAGACCACCATCGTCTTCCCGCTGCTGCTGATGCTGATCTTCGGCCTCGTGGAATTCGGTCACGCGCTGTGGGAATACGCCGCCGCCGAAAAGGCGACCATCATCGGGGCCCGCTACCTGGCGACCCGCGGTCCCATTCAGGCGAACGTCGCCGATTGCTTTGTCGCGACGACCGCCGCTGCCGGCACGCCGTGCTCCCAGATCCCGGAGGCGGCCAGCGCGCTCGCCTGGTCTTCGACCATCACCAGCGCCTCCTGCGCGTCGCCGCCCACCACGGTGTTCTGCCGGATGTTGGCGCAGATGCGCTCGTACGCGCCCTTCCTCACCCCTGCCGATGTCAGCGTGCAGCTTCGCGGCTCCGGCATGGGCTTCGTCGGACGCGGCAGGCCGATCCCGTTGATCACCGTCCGCACCACCGGGCTCACCTACAATTTCGTGGCCCTGGACAAGCTCCCGCTCCTCGCGAGCCTCGGGGCGATCACCATGCCTGGCTTCGACGCCACCAGCGTCGGCGAAGACCAGAAAGAAGGACCTCCCTAG
- a CDS encoding Crp/Fnr family transcriptional regulator codes for MLAAFETSELLHVLSPAKRRALAQLGEAAQWHAGETVFVEGQAAEILFIVIEGQLEARRHGPGGSARPTIVRPGTLIDELASVAGAVRSSSLVAVRRSRLWGLPRLAVIEVLQREPQAAGALIAELSGHLADANQALEAYARLDLGGRLARLLIAEQNTRGLIGLTQTEIAARLNASRERVNRKLHDWVGRGWVEVTRSGVRLRAAEQLREIVRSGLGA; via the coding sequence GTGCTCGCGGCGTTCGAGACGAGCGAGCTTCTGCATGTCCTCAGTCCGGCGAAGCGCCGGGCGCTGGCCCAGCTGGGTGAAGCGGCCCAGTGGCACGCGGGGGAAACCGTCTTCGTCGAAGGCCAGGCGGCGGAAATCCTCTTCATCGTGATCGAGGGGCAGTTGGAGGCGCGACGGCATGGGCCGGGCGGCTCGGCCCGTCCGACGATCGTGCGTCCGGGGACACTTATCGACGAGCTGGCGTCGGTCGCCGGCGCCGTGAGGTCGTCGAGCCTGGTGGCCGTGCGCCGCTCCCGCCTCTGGGGCCTTCCGCGCCTCGCGGTGATCGAGGTTCTCCAGCGCGAGCCGCAGGCGGCCGGCGCGCTGATCGCCGAGTTGAGCGGCCACCTGGCCGACGCCAATCAGGCGCTGGAAGCCTATGCCCGCCTCGATCTTGGCGGCCGGCTGGCCCGGCTGCTGATCGCCGAGCAGAACACCCGCGGGCTCATCGGCCTGACGCAGACCGAGATCGCCGCGCGCCTCAACGCCTCGCGCGAGCGGGTGAACCGCAAGCTTCACGACTGGGTCGGGCGCGGTTGGGTGGAGGTCACCCGGTCCGGCGTCCGCCTGAGGGCGGCCGAACAGCTGCGTGAAATCGTGCGGAGCGGCTTGGGGGCCTGA
- a CDS encoding CpaF family protein, which translates to MRLSFVDPQTPAPVTNLRLEPAEDRSFQTRAIWGQRDDAYFDLKTRMHRGLIERMTLSGLDRRPPDQVRAEVSELVIAMLQEDAHPLNADELRRLNADLMDELLGYGPLEPLLRDPEISDILVNTAKEVYVDRRGRIEPTTVRFSDEQHLLRVIERIVDKVGRRIDESQPMVDARLPDGSRVNAVVPPIAVDGALLSIRRFARVPYDLPRLVANGTISSPTADLLSGLVKARLNILISGGTGTGKTTLLNAMSEALGEDERIVTIEDAAELQLQQHHVVRMETRPSNIEGRGEVTQRELVKNSLRMRPDRIIVGEVRAGEAFDMLQAMNTGHDGSMTTVHANTPRDALTRLEQMIGMAGVDVSTRSMRAQIASAIQIVIQLKRFSDGARRLVSLQEIEGMEGDVITMQELMRFEQTHIDEAGRVHGRFGWTGIRPRFFETFRTCGLHVPTVLAGPAE; encoded by the coding sequence ATGAGACTGTCCTTCGTGGATCCCCAGACTCCTGCGCCCGTCACCAACCTGAGGCTCGAACCCGCCGAGGACCGGAGCTTCCAGACGCGGGCGATCTGGGGGCAGCGTGACGACGCCTATTTCGACCTCAAGACCCGCATGCACCGGGGCCTGATCGAGCGGATGACCTTGTCCGGGCTGGACCGCCGGCCGCCGGACCAGGTCAGGGCCGAGGTGTCCGAACTGGTCATCGCCATGCTGCAGGAGGATGCGCACCCGCTGAACGCCGACGAGTTGCGACGGCTCAACGCGGACCTGATGGACGAGCTCCTGGGCTATGGCCCGCTGGAGCCCCTGCTGCGCGACCCCGAGATCTCCGACATCCTGGTGAACACCGCCAAGGAGGTCTACGTCGACCGGCGCGGCAGGATCGAGCCCACCACGGTCCGGTTCTCCGACGAGCAGCACCTGCTGCGCGTGATCGAGCGCATCGTGGACAAGGTCGGGCGTCGGATCGACGAGTCCCAGCCCATGGTCGACGCCCGCCTGCCCGACGGCAGCCGCGTCAATGCGGTGGTCCCGCCGATCGCCGTCGACGGGGCGCTGCTGTCCATCCGGCGCTTTGCGCGCGTGCCGTACGACCTGCCACGGCTGGTCGCCAACGGCACGATCTCCAGCCCTACCGCAGACCTCCTCTCGGGCCTGGTCAAGGCGCGCCTCAACATCCTGATCTCCGGCGGCACCGGCACCGGCAAGACGACCTTGCTCAACGCCATGTCGGAAGCGCTGGGCGAAGACGAGCGGATCGTAACCATCGAGGACGCGGCCGAGCTCCAGTTGCAACAACACCACGTCGTGCGGATGGAAACGCGCCCTTCGAACATCGAGGGGCGCGGCGAGGTCACCCAGCGCGAGCTGGTGAAGAACAGCCTGCGCATGCGCCCCGACCGGATCATCGTCGGCGAAGTCCGCGCCGGCGAGGCGTTCGACATGCTCCAGGCCATGAACACCGGCCACGACGGATCGATGACCACGGTGCACGCCAACACGCCGCGCGACGCGCTGACCCGCCTGGAGCAGATGATCGGGATGGCCGGCGTCGATGTCTCCACCCGCTCGATGCGGGCCCAGATCGCCAGCGCCATCCAGATCGTCATCCAGCTGAAGCGATTTTCCGACGGCGCCCGCCGGCTCGTCAGCCTCCAGGAGATCGAGGGCATGGAAGGCGACGTGATCACCATGCAGGAACTCATGCGCTTCGAGCAGACCCACATCGACGAGGCGGGGCGCGTGCACGGCCGCTTCGGCTGGACCGGGATCCGGCCCCGCTTCTTCGAGACGTTTCGGACCTGCGGCCTGCACGTGCCGACCGTGCTGGCCGGACCGGCGGAATGA
- a CDS encoding UrcA family protein, protein MGRVAALASILIVLGAAEGAQAAPRAMVVKVSDLNLATASGAAVALERAKIAAARVCGRRDFRRQVLEFPNARCRAQLVQKAVDAMNAPLVRDFHNATEIAAIGARG, encoded by the coding sequence ATGGGACGGGTGGCTGCTCTCGCAAGCATATTGATCGTTCTCGGCGCGGCCGAGGGGGCGCAGGCGGCTCCGCGCGCGATGGTGGTGAAGGTGTCCGACCTGAACCTGGCCACCGCGAGCGGGGCCGCCGTAGCGCTCGAGCGGGCCAAAATCGCCGCCGCGAGGGTGTGCGGACGCCGCGATTTCCGCCGGCAGGTCCTGGAGTTTCCCAACGCCAGGTGTCGCGCTCAGTTGGTTCAAAAGGCGGTCGACGCCATGAACGCGCCGCTGGTCAGGGACTTCCATAACGCGACCGAGATTGCGGCGATCGGGGCCAGAGGCTGA
- a CDS encoding type II and III secretion system protein family protein has product MITLRRPHRRSTLREPVALLIGALAFFASAEARCAPKGYVAEASVREVTADSAGYGGQLSLPVGGSRILRFSQPIGRILLGEPKVGDVIPLGERTLYVLGKAPGSTSLTVLPRGGGAGPMATLDLRVGYDVDATQRALREIMPGEPLEVSARGEGVVLTGLMSSAVAAARAAAVAEQYAPGHVLNLTSIRGAEQVMLSVRVAEVQRTALRQLGLNNINALWQRPDGLTPLTGVLPFALNPDAVANLFGRSTSGKDWTVQALFDALERKGYASTLAEPNLVALSGETAVFFAGGEFPVPVPQLGNVAGASTITIEYKQYGVSIGFTPTVYGDTINLLVAPEVSALDPANSVQLLGFRIPGLTTRRAKTTVELRSGQSFAIAGLIRREFSDSMRGLPGASNLPIFGSLFRSTGYQNNETEVVIVVTAQLAKPTDRRNLLLPTDLSHGPDGPSLYLGGATDTPAVAPRPPPGGAVVEALPVKPVAATTPAPAATALALDKPPEMRPAVIPVVATASRAPAAPARRPGPSKPLVVTRPVMAASSAPAPSMLAARVAKPAPAAKPVIAKASAPAPLAPNRTSAKPPPVAKPVIGATSAPALSVLATRVAKPPPVTKPVIAKTSAPALLVLNATVAKPPPLSKPVIGVASIEGTSDRRVATAPSSSTSVPASSAPVTP; this is encoded by the coding sequence ATGATCACCCTCCGACGCCCTCATCGTCGTTCGACCCTGCGCGAACCGGTCGCCCTGCTCATCGGCGCCCTGGCCTTCTTCGCCAGCGCCGAGGCGCGGTGCGCCCCCAAGGGCTACGTCGCAGAGGCTTCGGTGCGCGAGGTCACGGCCGATTCCGCCGGCTACGGCGGCCAGCTCTCCCTGCCGGTCGGCGGCTCGCGGATCCTGCGGTTCAGCCAGCCCATCGGCCGGATCCTGCTCGGCGAGCCGAAGGTCGGCGACGTGATCCCGCTCGGTGAGCGCACCCTCTACGTACTGGGCAAGGCGCCGGGAAGCACCAGCCTGACGGTGCTGCCGCGTGGCGGCGGCGCGGGGCCCATGGCCACCCTCGACCTGCGGGTCGGCTACGACGTCGACGCCACCCAGCGCGCCCTGCGCGAGATCATGCCGGGCGAGCCGCTCGAGGTCAGCGCCCGCGGCGAGGGCGTGGTGTTGACGGGATTGATGTCCTCCGCCGTCGCCGCGGCGCGGGCCGCCGCCGTGGCGGAACAGTATGCGCCCGGCCATGTGCTCAACCTCACCAGCATCCGCGGCGCCGAGCAGGTGATGCTGTCTGTGCGCGTCGCGGAGGTGCAGCGCACCGCCCTGCGACAGCTTGGCCTGAACAACATCAACGCGCTTTGGCAACGGCCGGACGGATTGACCCCGCTGACCGGAGTCCTGCCCTTCGCCCTCAATCCCGATGCTGTCGCCAACCTCTTCGGACGCTCCACGAGCGGAAAGGATTGGACGGTCCAGGCGCTGTTCGACGCCCTGGAGCGCAAGGGTTACGCCTCCACCCTGGCGGAGCCGAACCTGGTGGCGTTGTCCGGCGAGACCGCGGTGTTCTTCGCCGGCGGCGAATTCCCGGTGCCCGTTCCCCAGCTTGGGAACGTCGCCGGCGCCAGCACGATCACCATCGAGTACAAGCAGTACGGCGTCAGCATCGGCTTCACGCCCACGGTCTACGGCGACACCATCAACCTGCTGGTGGCGCCGGAGGTGAGCGCGCTGGATCCGGCCAACAGCGTTCAGCTTCTGGGCTTCCGCATTCCCGGCCTGACCACCCGGCGGGCGAAGACCACGGTCGAGCTGCGCAGCGGACAGAGCTTCGCCATCGCCGGCCTGATCCGCCGCGAATTCAGCGACAGCATGCGCGGGCTGCCAGGCGCCAGCAACCTGCCGATTTTCGGCTCCTTGTTCCGCTCCACCGGCTACCAGAACAACGAGACCGAGGTGGTGATCGTCGTCACCGCCCAGCTCGCCAAGCCGACAGATCGGCGCAACCTGCTGCTTCCGACCGACCTGAGCCACGGCCCTGACGGCCCGTCGCTCTACCTGGGCGGAGCCACCGACACGCCCGCCGTCGCCCCCCGACCCCCGCCGGGCGGCGCGGTGGTCGAGGCACTCCCGGTCAAGCCAGTCGCCGCAACCACGCCGGCGCCGGCCGCCACGGCCCTGGCCCTCGACAAGCCGCCAGAAATGCGGCCGGCCGTGATCCCGGTGGTCGCCACCGCGAGCCGGGCGCCGGCCGCCCCCGCCCGCCGCCCCGGACCGTCGAAGCCGCTCGTCGTCACGAGGCCCGTCATGGCGGCGAGCTCGGCGCCGGCGCCTTCCATGCTCGCCGCCAGGGTCGCCAAGCCGGCGCCCGCAGCCAAGCCGGTTATCGCCAAAGCCTCGGCGCCGGCCCCCCTGGCGCCCAACAGGACCAGCGCCAAGCCGCCGCCTGTCGCCAAGCCGGTCATCGGGGCGACCTCGGCGCCGGCGCTTTCGGTGCTCGCCACCAGAGTCGCCAAGCCGCCGCCTGTGACCAAGCCGGTGATCGCCAAGACCTCGGCGCCCGCCCTCCTGGTGCTCAACGCCACGGTCGCCAAGCCGCCGCCCCTCTCCAAGCCCGTGATCGGCGTCGCTTCGATCGAGGGGACATCGGACAGGCGGGTGGCCACCGCCCCCTCGTCGTCCACAAGCGTCCCCGCATCGTCCGCGCCTGTAACCCCCTGA
- a CDS encoding pilus assembly protein TadG-related protein, producing MRTLGGDERGNVLIYVTVTAAVLMGMAGLALDASRATITHSEAQAAADGAALAGASQLDGQSGACGRAATMAANVTNRQRFAVGGASAVTIAAGSPRCLSTLPANDSTAIAAAQVATTDASAKFLEVTTQQLTHRNSLLDAVSSQHTALVQRTAVAGFRRSLCAAAPVMMLCETATWQPGVAFDAWSTYGGNKGFVSGDSCNSANCVHDTLASTTPSFCVTDAADPAPGNKTNKAQDGVNTRFGIGSTASQPSDTDIVNFSSYSQDITGGTGWNCTAYWAANHASDGLAKPTGCTATATAATASRYAVYQAERAAGKIPTAGRPSGGTPTSTQERRLMYLAVLSCPNVTPGAYLKAFMITPAEGTSSKTLFVEPIGLITSKTDPTVLHEEVQLYR from the coding sequence TTGCGGACCCTGGGCGGAGACGAGCGCGGCAACGTGCTGATCTACGTCACCGTAACCGCGGCGGTGCTGATGGGGATGGCGGGCCTGGCGCTCGACGCCTCGCGGGCGACGATCACCCACTCCGAGGCCCAGGCGGCGGCCGATGGCGCGGCGCTCGCCGGCGCCTCGCAGCTGGACGGGCAGTCGGGCGCCTGCGGCCGGGCCGCGACCATGGCCGCCAACGTGACCAACCGGCAGCGCTTCGCCGTGGGCGGCGCCTCCGCCGTCACCATCGCCGCCGGCAGCCCCCGGTGCTTGAGCACCCTGCCCGCCAACGACAGCACGGCGATCGCCGCCGCCCAGGTCGCCACGACCGACGCCAGCGCGAAGTTCCTCGAAGTCACCACCCAGCAGCTCACCCACCGCAACAGCTTGCTGGACGCGGTGAGCAGCCAGCATACCGCCCTGGTCCAGCGGACCGCGGTCGCCGGCTTCCGCCGATCGCTCTGCGCCGCCGCCCCGGTGATGATGTTGTGCGAAACGGCCACGTGGCAGCCGGGCGTGGCCTTCGACGCCTGGAGCACCTACGGCGGCAACAAGGGTTTTGTCTCCGGCGACAGCTGCAACAGCGCCAATTGCGTCCACGACACGCTGGCCAGCACCACGCCGAGCTTCTGCGTTACGGACGCGGCGGACCCCGCGCCGGGGAACAAGACCAACAAGGCCCAGGACGGCGTCAACACCCGCTTCGGCATCGGTTCGACGGCCAGTCAGCCTTCCGACACCGACATCGTCAACTTCAGCTCCTATTCGCAGGACATCACCGGCGGAACCGGCTGGAACTGCACCGCATATTGGGCCGCCAACCATGCATCGGACGGGCTGGCGAAGCCGACGGGATGCACCGCCACAGCCACCGCCGCCACCGCGTCCCGCTACGCCGTCTACCAGGCCGAACGCGCCGCCGGAAAGATTCCGACCGCCGGCAGGCCCAGCGGCGGCACGCCCACGAGCACCCAGGAGCGGCGCCTGATGTACCTGGCCGTGCTCTCCTGCCCCAACGTGACGCCCGGGGCCTACCTCAAGGCCTTCATGATCACGCCGGCCGAGGGCACCAGCAGCAAGACGCTGTTTGTCGAACCCATCGGCCTGATCACGTCCAAGACCGACCCCACCGTCCTGCACGAAGAAGTGCAGCTGTACAGGTGA
- a CDS encoding AAA family ATPase translates to MTKNRKVIIAAWDEELTTACKRLSDIDVEFASPGGLGSLNGAAVASAAVVVEIDLRHHGALDELGALARTMPERKIIAAARGADSEDVRRLFRAGAADVLTSPFTLEAVQGALSEVFAMNAQASGARGTVISVIKAVGGAGATTVALNLAEVLARGDPRRKQPRRSTALLDLDLQFGDTDVALNLQPRSTVLDLLGAESRLDGRFLQSVLTEHRQGLKVLAPAPTLLPLDALASAFAVDILDQSARLHDLTFVDLPGSWADWTPAVLKRSDLIVLVATATVSSVLRTRRTLTALRTAKVTTPVFFMLNKLSGVVDAFEKPQRVGRTLDVTVDATVAFDLSAAKAADRGDLVVEAYSNSRVSRDLKGAAGKVQQRLVKVRVPARPQLAGEAA, encoded by the coding sequence GTGACGAAGAACCGTAAGGTCATCATCGCGGCCTGGGACGAGGAACTCACCACCGCCTGCAAACGGCTGTCCGACATCGACGTCGAGTTCGCGTCGCCGGGCGGCCTCGGATCCCTGAACGGCGCGGCGGTCGCTTCGGCCGCCGTGGTGGTGGAGATCGATCTCAGACACCACGGCGCGCTGGACGAGTTGGGCGCGCTCGCGCGCACCATGCCCGAGCGCAAGATCATCGCAGCCGCCCGCGGCGCCGACAGCGAAGACGTGCGACGGCTCTTCCGGGCCGGTGCGGCCGACGTGCTCACCAGCCCGTTCACGCTCGAGGCGGTGCAGGGCGCGCTCAGCGAAGTGTTCGCGATGAACGCGCAGGCGTCCGGCGCGCGAGGGACGGTGATCTCCGTGATCAAGGCCGTCGGCGGGGCGGGCGCGACCACGGTGGCGCTGAATCTCGCCGAGGTGCTGGCGCGCGGCGACCCGCGGCGCAAGCAACCGCGGCGCTCGACCGCCCTTCTCGACCTCGACCTCCAGTTCGGCGACACCGACGTCGCGCTGAACCTTCAGCCGCGCAGCACGGTTCTGGACCTTCTGGGGGCCGAGAGCCGCCTGGACGGCCGGTTCCTGCAAAGCGTGCTGACGGAACATCGGCAGGGCCTGAAGGTGCTGGCGCCGGCGCCCACGCTGCTGCCGCTCGACGCCCTGGCCTCCGCCTTCGCCGTGGACATCCTCGATCAGTCGGCGCGTCTGCACGACCTGACGTTCGTGGACCTGCCCGGCTCATGGGCGGACTGGACCCCGGCGGTGCTCAAGCGCTCGGACCTGATCGTGCTGGTGGCGACCGCCACCGTCTCCAGCGTGCTCCGCACCCGCCGCACCCTGACGGCGCTGAGAACGGCCAAGGTGACGACGCCGGTCTTCTTCATGCTCAACAAGCTGAGCGGCGTCGTCGACGCGTTCGAGAAGCCGCAGCGCGTGGGTCGCACCCTCGACGTCACGGTCGACGCCACCGTCGCCTTCGACCTGAGCGCCGCCAAGGCCGCCGACCGCGGCGATCTGGTCGTCGAAGCCTACTCCAACAGCCGGGTGTCACGCGACCTCAAGGGCGCCGCCGGCAAGGTTCAACAGAGACTCGTCAAGGTCCGGGTCCCCGCCCGGCCGCAACTCGCCGGAGAGGCCGCATGA
- the cpaB gene encoding Flp pilus assembly protein CpaB produces the protein MRNIGFILLIVSLLLGGVAVWGVRNLSAARAAPDNRIGQTTVVVASRPIGFGETLTPELLRVQAWPRGAQPQGSFRTPAELTTGQKRVALSAIAANEPVLATRISGPGGRATLSGVIRGGMRATTIRVNDVFGVAGFVLPGDFVDVLLTRTDAKRPGAAEADMRTDLLLQSVRVLAVDQLANENKNDPVVAKAATIEVTPDQAQKLALAAQVGTLSLALRGAVDPLASAGETGPGTTRIDDLRLAGAVKPQPVRIAARRPVVRRPTPPGAMIQIYRGAQSVVSVLAPREASVG, from the coding sequence ATGCGCAACATCGGCTTTATCCTGTTGATCGTCTCGCTGTTGCTGGGCGGGGTCGCCGTCTGGGGCGTGCGCAACCTGAGCGCGGCGCGCGCTGCGCCGGACAACCGGATCGGTCAGACCACCGTGGTGGTCGCCAGCCGGCCCATCGGATTCGGCGAGACGCTGACGCCGGAGCTGCTGCGCGTTCAGGCCTGGCCACGCGGCGCGCAGCCGCAAGGCTCGTTCCGAACCCCGGCCGAACTCACCACGGGCCAGAAGCGCGTGGCGCTCAGCGCGATCGCGGCCAACGAACCCGTGCTGGCGACGCGCATCTCCGGACCCGGCGGCCGCGCGACGCTCTCCGGCGTCATCCGCGGCGGCATGCGGGCGACCACCATCCGCGTCAACGACGTGTTCGGCGTGGCCGGTTTCGTCCTGCCCGGCGATTTCGTCGACGTCCTGCTCACCCGGACCGACGCCAAGCGCCCCGGCGCCGCGGAGGCCGACATGCGCACCGACCTGCTGCTGCAGAGTGTCCGGGTGCTGGCGGTCGACCAGCTCGCCAATGAGAACAAGAACGATCCCGTGGTGGCGAAGGCCGCGACCATCGAGGTCACGCCGGACCAGGCGCAGAAGCTCGCGCTCGCCGCCCAGGTCGGCACGCTGTCGCTCGCGCTGCGCGGCGCTGTGGACCCGCTCGCGAGCGCCGGGGAGACCGGCCCGGGGACCACCCGGATCGACGACCTGCGGCTCGCCGGCGCGGTTAAGCCCCAGCCTGTGCGCATCGCCGCCCGCCGCCCTGTCGTCCGGCGGCCGACGCCGCCAGGCGCGATGATCCAGATCTATCGCGGCGCTCAGTCGGTGGTGAGCGTGCTCGCCCCCCGCGAAGCGTCGGTCGGCTGA
- a CDS encoding UrcA family protein, translating into MNRISVCAAASVFTLFSAGIVQAQDSMSVRVGDLNLNNSAGAQVALRRIDNAATRFCGPAMPMSLSDRAQRDSCHKQMTAKAVRTLGAPRVTALYQPETTVRLAQNDRR; encoded by the coding sequence ATGAACCGCATCAGTGTCTGCGCCGCCGCGTCGGTGTTCACCCTGTTCAGCGCCGGCATTGTGCAGGCGCAGGACTCCATGTCTGTCCGGGTGGGCGACCTCAATCTCAACAATTCGGCGGGGGCCCAGGTCGCCCTGCGCCGCATCGATAACGCCGCCACGCGTTTCTGCGGCCCGGCCATGCCGATGTCGCTTTCGGACCGCGCCCAGCGCGACAGCTGCCACAAGCAGATGACGGCCAAGGCCGTGCGGACCCTCGGCGCCCCGCGCGTCACGGCCCTCTACCAGCCTGAGACGACGGTGAGGCTCGCCCAGAACGATCGGCGTTAG